The Flavobacteriaceae bacterium 3519-10 genome includes a window with the following:
- a CDS encoding Fibronectin, type III domain protein, with protein MKNILNIFTISLLMLLLNSCSEDLVSKVQTGTLKGTVIKKGTNQPLKNVKIYTAPSTETVFTKEDGSFQIENIPLGDYSVRAELSGYLTNLQGISLQNSAQTVSVVFEMSDDESLNSPPSASVLLSPVDNAVDQPLSVDLSWLSTDADSLDVLTYKLVVKNDFDQNVLEIKDLTEKHYFLENLKFGVTYYWQVTVDDGVNPAVNSPVFRFKTSAIPNNRFHYVKKMDGNYYIVSSNEANTNFQFTPISANSWRPRLSQNAGLIAFLRTVGGSAQIFTAKPDGSQPFQVTTIPVSGFNNAETDFSWSTNGKEFLYPSFSKLYKINKDGSGLELIYTTTDGSFISECDWSYDGSKIAIKTNDPNGYNAKILVIDMQGNTVKTVLENVAGAVGGLNFSVDGNLLLYTYDISGHQDNSYRQLNTHIFIYNLTNDVRTNISLASEKPDGSNDLDPRFSPNNAEIIFTNTSNDGISVKNILKITLQDNERTALFSDAEMPDWE; from the coding sequence ATGAAAAATATACTCAATATATTCACTATAAGTTTATTAATGCTTCTGCTGAACTCGTGCAGCGAAGACCTGGTGAGCAAAGTACAAACCGGGACCCTGAAGGGAACGGTAATAAAGAAAGGAACAAATCAGCCGCTTAAAAACGTAAAAATTTACACCGCTCCTTCTACGGAAACTGTGTTTACGAAGGAAGACGGCAGTTTTCAGATCGAAAACATCCCTCTCGGCGATTATTCGGTCCGCGCGGAACTTTCCGGATACCTCACGAATTTACAGGGCATCAGCCTTCAAAACAGCGCACAGACTGTATCGGTAGTTTTCGAGATGAGCGACGACGAGTCGCTGAACTCTCCACCGTCTGCCTCGGTGCTGCTCAGCCCGGTGGATAATGCTGTTGATCAGCCGCTTTCAGTGGATCTTTCATGGCTTTCGACAGACGCGGATTCACTTGACGTACTTACCTATAAACTGGTTGTGAAAAATGATTTTGACCAGAATGTCCTTGAAATTAAGGATCTAACAGAAAAGCACTACTTCCTCGAGAACCTTAAATTCGGTGTTACCTATTATTGGCAGGTGACTGTTGATGATGGTGTGAATCCTGCGGTGAACAGTCCGGTTTTCAGGTTTAAAACCAGCGCGATTCCCAATAACCGCTTCCATTACGTGAAGAAGATGGACGGTAATTATTATATTGTCTCGAGTAACGAAGCTAACACCAACTTCCAGTTCACGCCGATTTCTGCCAACAGCTGGCGGCCCCGCCTCAGCCAAAACGCCGGCCTGATCGCATTTCTGCGAACAGTTGGCGGCAGCGCGCAGATTTTCACGGCCAAGCCCGATGGGTCGCAGCCGTTTCAGGTGACAACGATCCCTGTTTCGGGATTCAATAATGCAGAAACGGACTTTTCATGGAGCACCAACGGAAAGGAATTTCTATATCCAAGTTTCAGCAAGCTGTATAAAATCAATAAGGATGGCAGTGGGCTTGAATTAATTTATACTACAACCGACGGCAGTTTTATCTCGGAATGCGACTGGAGCTATGATGGAAGCAAAATTGCGATCAAAACAAATGATCCGAACGGTTACAATGCGAAGATTTTAGTAATCGATATGCAGGGCAATACGGTCAAAACAGTGCTTGAGAATGTTGCGGGTGCCGTGGGAGGACTTAATTTCTCTGTCGATGGTAATCTTCTGCTCTATACCTACGATATTTCGGGTCATCAGGATAACAGTTACCGTCAGCTCAATACGCATATTTTCATCTATAATTTGACGAACGATGTTAGAACCAACATTTCACTGGCAAGCGAAAAGCCGGATGGCAGTAACGATCTGGATCCACGTTTCTCGCCGAACAACGCTGAAATCATATTCACCAACACTTCGAACGACGGGATATCGGTGAAAAACATTCTAAAAATAACATTACAGGATAATGAAAGAACAGCTTTATTCTCCGACGCAGAAATGCCGGATTGGGAGTAA
- a CDS encoding Nitrilase/cyanide hydratase and apolipoprotein N-acyltransferase: protein MQIDIRKLAIEDYEELKATMQKAYPAMSQSIWSKKSIEKLIRIFRDGQICITVDGKIAAVALSLIVQYELYGDDHTYKEITGNYTFNTHSETGNVLYGIEVFVDPEFRKLRLARRLYDVRKELCETLNLKSIMVGGRIPNYHLHSAELSPRAYIQKVRNKELYDPVLSFQLANNFLPVRILKNYLPEDVHSEENAVLLQWNNIYYSKKPNTMQDSVIRLGLVQWQMRHFKTIDAFYEQVEFFVNVMADYKSDFIMFPEFFNTPLLAPFNHLSERESMFKLAELTEEIKNKISEFAIGYNINIIAGSMPLVENGELYNISYLLHRDGKIDEHRKVHITPNEKKFYGMKGGNEIKVIDTDCGKVGLVICYDVEFPELPRILADQGMKILFVPYLTDTQNAYMRVRHCAAARAIENECYVAIAGCVGNLPGVNNMDIQYGQAAVFTPSDFAFPSKAVKGEATPNTETTLIVDVDLNLLKELHHYGAVRTMSDRRTDLYDTVDHNNTEKD from the coding sequence ATGCAGATAGATATTAGAAAGCTTGCGATAGAAGATTATGAAGAGCTTAAGGCAACAATGCAAAAGGCCTACCCTGCTATGTCGCAGAGCATTTGGTCTAAAAAAAGTATTGAAAAACTCATCAGAATCTTTCGCGACGGACAGATTTGTATCACCGTAGACGGAAAAATTGCAGCGGTTGCATTATCGCTGATCGTGCAGTACGAGCTTTACGGCGACGATCATACGTATAAGGAAATTACCGGGAATTACACGTTCAATACTCATTCTGAAACCGGAAATGTGTTGTACGGAATCGAAGTGTTTGTAGATCCTGAATTCCGCAAACTGCGGCTTGCAAGAAGACTTTATGATGTTCGGAAAGAACTCTGTGAAACTTTGAACCTTAAATCTATCATGGTGGGCGGCAGAATCCCGAATTACCACCTTCACAGCGCTGAACTTTCCCCGCGCGCGTACATCCAGAAAGTTCGGAACAAAGAACTCTATGATCCCGTTCTGAGTTTTCAGCTTGCCAATAACTTCCTACCGGTAAGAATTCTTAAAAATTATCTTCCTGAAGATGTGCATTCCGAAGAAAACGCCGTGCTGCTTCAGTGGAATAATATCTACTACAGCAAGAAACCCAATACGATGCAGGATTCGGTGATCCGGCTTGGGCTTGTGCAGTGGCAGATGCGGCATTTCAAGACCATCGATGCGTTCTACGAGCAAGTCGAATTTTTTGTAAACGTGATGGCAGATTACAAATCAGATTTCATCATGTTCCCGGAGTTTTTCAACACGCCCCTACTCGCCCCGTTCAATCATCTTTCGGAGCGTGAAAGTATGTTTAAACTGGCTGAACTGACAGAAGAAATAAAGAATAAAATTTCTGAATTCGCGATCGGTTACAACATAAATATCATTGCAGGCAGTATGCCGCTGGTAGAAAATGGCGAGCTTTATAACATCAGCTATCTGCTTCACAGAGACGGAAAGATTGATGAACACCGGAAAGTGCATATCACGCCAAACGAGAAGAAATTCTACGGTATGAAGGGCGGTAATGAAATTAAAGTAATCGATACCGATTGCGGAAAAGTGGGTCTTGTGATTTGCTACGATGTTGAATTTCCCGAGTTACCGCGGATTTTAGCCGATCAGGGCATGAAAATATTATTCGTTCCTTACCTGACCGATACACAGAATGCCTATATGCGTGTACGTCACTGTGCGGCAGCGCGTGCTATTGAAAACGAATGTTATGTTGCGATCGCGGGTTGTGTAGGTAACCTTCCGGGTGTGAATAATATGGATATTCAATATGGTCAGGCTGCGGTTTTCACGCCTTCGGATTTTGCATTTCCGTCCAAAGCCGTAAAAGGCGAAGCGACGCCCAATACCGAAACTACGCTTATTGTGGATGTAGATCTTAACCTGCTGAAAGAACTTCACCATTATGGTGCCGTCCGCACGATGAGCGACCGGCGTACCGACCTTTATGATACTGTGGATCACAACAACACCGAAAAAGATTAA
- a CDS encoding Curli production assembly/transport component CsgF yields the protein MKNLGIIVLLITPFYAASQQFVYKPINPAFGGDTFNYQWLLSSASAQNQFDNNLRGSLGSGGSSLDSFTDNLNRQILSELSRKLFGDQFGDGDLQPGTYVFGSIYLEILQTGQGLLISILNTDTGEQSEILIPGGG from the coding sequence ATGAAAAATCTAGGTATAATCGTGCTGCTTATTACCCCTTTTTATGCAGCATCACAACAGTTTGTCTATAAGCCGATAAATCCGGCCTTTGGTGGAGACACGTTTAATTACCAGTGGTTGCTGAGTTCAGCAAGTGCCCAGAACCAATTCGACAATAACCTTCGCGGATCGCTGGGAAGTGGCGGCAGCTCTCTGGACAGTTTCACCGATAACTTAAACCGCCAGATCTTATCTGAATTATCGCGAAAACTATTTGGAGATCAGTTTGGAGACGGCGATCTGCAGCCGGGCACCTATGTCTTCGGATCCATTTATCTTGAGATTTTACAAACTGGCCAGGGCTTGCTGATCAGTATACTCAACACCGATACCGGTGAACAGTCGGAAATCCTGATTCCCGGCGGCGGCTAG
- a CDS encoding Anhydro-N-acetylmuramic acid kinase: MKFNAIGLMSGTSLDGLDICFAEFQKTADLWKFEILHAETIPYSNVWEQKLRTAMQLSAEQLLALNSEYGFYLGERVKEFISKHKITEIDLIASHGHTVFHQPEKRFTTQIGDGRAIKLLNDIPVVYDFRSQDVLMGGNGAPLVPIGDELLFAKFDACVNLGGFSNISFKEEGNRIAFDICPVNIVLNRYAELLNKKYDRNGETARSGTVNAEVLKALNSLPFYRNSPPKSLGLEWVRENVFELFDGLKPEDVLAIFTEHAAEQISAVFRKYRLEKVLFTGGGTYNSFLIELISSKCSSETVIPNPQIINFKEALIFSFMGVLRINNETNVLASATGSSRNHSSGLIV, from the coding sequence ATGAAGTTCAATGCAATTGGTTTAATGTCGGGTACAAGTCTTGACGGGCTCGATATCTGTTTTGCGGAATTTCAGAAAACTGCCGATCTCTGGAAATTTGAAATACTTCATGCGGAAACTATTCCCTATTCCAATGTGTGGGAGCAGAAACTACGCACTGCGATGCAGCTAAGCGCGGAACAGTTGTTAGCGTTGAATTCAGAATACGGTTTTTACCTCGGTGAAAGAGTGAAGGAATTTATCTCAAAACACAAGATAACAGAAATTGATTTGATTGCGTCCCACGGACACACCGTTTTTCATCAGCCTGAAAAACGATTCACAACCCAGATCGGTGATGGCAGAGCGATAAAATTGCTTAATGACATTCCGGTGGTTTACGATTTCAGAAGCCAGGACGTGCTGATGGGCGGCAATGGCGCACCGCTGGTACCGATAGGTGATGAACTGCTTTTCGCGAAATTCGATGCGTGCGTGAATCTCGGTGGATTTTCAAACATTTCATTTAAAGAAGAGGGAAATCGGATCGCATTTGATATATGTCCCGTGAACATCGTGCTTAACAGATATGCGGAACTTTTAAACAAAAAATACGACCGTAATGGCGAAACCGCACGAAGCGGAACTGTGAATGCGGAAGTTTTAAAGGCGCTGAATTCGCTGCCATTCTACCGGAATAGTCCGCCCAAATCGCTGGGACTGGAATGGGTGCGTGAAAATGTTTTTGAACTTTTCGACGGTCTGAAACCGGAAGATGTTTTGGCAATTTTTACAGAACATGCGGCCGAACAGATTTCCGCAGTTTTTAGAAAATACCGTTTAGAAAAAGTGCTTTTTACAGGTGGTGGAACTTACAATTCATTTTTAATTGAATTGATCAGCAGCAAATGCAGTTCGGAAACCGTAATACCTAACCCACAGATCATCAACTTTAAAGAAGCGCTTATCTTTTCGTTTATGGGTGTTCTGAGAATAAATAATGAAACAAACGTCCTTGCTTCGGCTACAGGAAGTTCACGGAATCATTCCTCCGGGCTAATTGTTTAA
- a CDS encoding putative outer membrane protein, translated as MKRIFVLPLVSAGFFLNAQTIGNSPYAAFGIGDVKYDNTTDINAMGGISTAYIWDFNNSFNFSNPAANKNLDLTTIKVEATNENNFFKSDFDNSNVTKHSSYLSNLSIAFPLSPKVKFGLGYQPYSSKKYSVIVQDDLPENVTRANLFRGEGTISTMQAALGYQISPEFALGLRTNFYFGNLFDINEIAYTNAELINGYETKNKIKTFNFTLGTAYQKRYGLDRKLTLGATYTFGSTGQMETQYTNSTYFYGNGDTRNNVSIIDEDFSTDKNLIPMEFSLGAGYGRDAKWFLGTQFDYKKGETIQFLGQPFSNENSYRIAAGGWYLPNYNNFRSYFSRVTYRYGAYYEKGNLSFNGTNINQFALTGGVTFPFENRSASRMSGIDVGVELGKRGTLENNMIRQNFVNFRIGLNFADKWFQKRLYD; from the coding sequence ATGAAAAGAATTTTTGTATTACCGCTTGTTTCCGCGGGGTTTTTCCTGAACGCGCAAACAATTGGTAATTCTCCTTATGCTGCCTTTGGAATTGGGGATGTGAAGTATGATAACACTACTGATATTAATGCGATGGGCGGCATTTCTACTGCGTATATTTGGGACTTCAATAACAGTTTTAATTTCAGCAACCCTGCTGCTAATAAAAATTTAGACCTAACTACGATAAAAGTAGAGGCGACAAACGAAAATAACTTTTTCAAATCTGATTTCGATAATTCGAACGTTACCAAGCATTCCTCCTATCTTTCAAACCTTTCGATCGCGTTCCCGCTTTCACCAAAAGTGAAGTTCGGCCTTGGTTATCAGCCATACAGTTCAAAAAAATATTCTGTTATTGTGCAGGACGATCTACCTGAAAATGTGACGAGAGCTAATCTCTTCCGCGGCGAAGGTACCATCAGCACAATGCAGGCTGCACTTGGTTACCAGATTTCACCGGAATTTGCTTTGGGTTTAAGGACTAATTTCTATTTCGGAAACCTTTTCGACATCAATGAGATTGCTTATACCAACGCTGAACTGATTAACGGTTACGAGACCAAAAATAAGATCAAGACTTTTAATTTTACACTCGGAACAGCCTACCAGAAAAGATATGGCCTCGACCGTAAACTAACACTTGGCGCAACTTACACATTTGGCAGCACCGGCCAGATGGAAACCCAATACACAAACAGTACCTATTTCTACGGCAATGGAGACACCCGGAACAACGTAAGTATTATTGATGAAGATTTCAGTACCGACAAAAACCTGATCCCGATGGAGTTTTCACTCGGCGCAGGTTACGGACGGGATGCAAAATGGTTTCTGGGCACACAGTTCGACTATAAAAAAGGTGAGACCATCCAGTTCTTAGGACAGCCTTTCAGCAATGAAAATTCTTACCGAATCGCTGCTGGTGGCTGGTATCTGCCCAATTATAATAATTTCCGAAGCTATTTTTCGCGGGTAACTTACCGTTATGGCGCCTATTATGAAAAAGGAAATCTGTCGTTTAACGGAACAAACATCAATCAGTTTGCGTTAACAGGCGGTGTTACATTTCCTTTCGAAAACCGAAGTGCATCCAGAATGAGCGGCATTGATGTTGGTGTGGAACTTGGCAAGCGCGGAACTTTGGAAAATAATATGATCAGACAGAATTTTGTGAACTTCAGAATTGGGCTTAATTTTGCCGATAAATGGTTCCAAAAACGTCTTTATGATTAA
- a CDS encoding Curli production assembly/transport component CsgG yields the protein MKTNKLTKIALLTPLIFLSSCTLFNLPTNSEKSTLGEVTPYTPEIKNLPAPKEKIVVGVYKFRDQTGQYKAAENGASWSTAIPQGTTTILLKALEDSRWFTPIERENIGNLLNERQIIRSTRKEYAGNDANEAALLPPLLFAGIILEGGVISYDTNVMTGGIGARYFGLGAGAQYRQDRITVYLRAVSTSSGEILKTVYTSKTILSTSINGNFFRFIDTERLLESDIGITQNEPVHLAVTEAIEKAVLSLIVEGVRDNLWTNKQKTPNDFDKIIEGYTSEVKVNDARIVGNKFPQNDRGKFSAFLNAETFKLKGDYVDSKMNIGAKVGLKYFLSDHINAELNVATHTLENTDILDETTVMTELNLEYLMLPKFKLSPFVYAGAGTIILPTRTRYKAQVGGGLEYLFNKNMALRLSSQYDFGFTDDWDGFVNGKQKDQGVRIGLGVNYYFGSKKSNN from the coding sequence ATGAAAACAAACAAGCTAACCAAAATCGCACTTCTAACCCCGCTAATTTTTCTCTCAAGCTGTACATTGTTTAATTTACCAACCAACAGCGAAAAATCTACCTTGGGGGAAGTAACACCTTACACACCCGAAATAAAGAATTTACCGGCACCAAAAGAAAAAATTGTGGTCGGAGTGTATAAATTTCGGGACCAAACCGGGCAGTACAAAGCCGCGGAAAACGGCGCCAGCTGGAGCACTGCAATCCCGCAGGGGACCACAACTATTTTGCTCAAAGCACTTGAAGACAGTCGTTGGTTTACGCCAATTGAGCGCGAAAACATCGGAAATCTACTTAATGAAAGACAGATCATCCGCAGTACACGGAAAGAATATGCAGGAAATGATGCCAATGAGGCGGCGTTATTACCGCCATTGCTCTTTGCAGGGATCATTCTTGAAGGCGGCGTAATTTCTTACGATACCAACGTGATGACTGGTGGAATCGGTGCACGATATTTCGGACTCGGTGCTGGTGCTCAGTACCGTCAGGATCGCATCACAGTGTATCTCCGCGCAGTTTCTACGTCAAGCGGCGAAATTCTGAAAACAGTTTATACTTCGAAAACCATCCTTTCCACAAGTATTAACGGCAACTTTTTCAGATTCATCGATACCGAAAGATTACTCGAATCTGATATCGGAATCACTCAAAATGAACCTGTGCATCTGGCGGTGACCGAGGCCATCGAAAAAGCCGTGCTGTCTCTCATTGTAGAAGGCGTACGCGATAATCTTTGGACCAACAAGCAGAAAACGCCAAACGATTTCGACAAAATAATTGAGGGTTACACCTCAGAAGTAAAAGTAAATGATGCAAGGATCGTCGGAAATAAATTCCCACAAAATGACCGTGGAAAGTTTTCGGCTTTTTTAAATGCGGAAACTTTTAAACTGAAAGGCGATTATGTGGACTCTAAAATGAACATCGGTGCAAAAGTAGGACTGAAATATTTCTTGTCAGATCATATCAATGCAGAGCTGAATGTGGCCACGCACACCCTTGAGAATACCGATATACTTGATGAAACAACGGTAATGACAGAGCTGAACCTCGAATATCTGATGTTGCCCAAATTCAAGCTCAGCCCCTTTGTTTATGCCGGCGCCGGAACTATTATTCTACCTACACGCACCCGTTATAAGGCGCAAGTGGGCGGCGGCCTCGAATATTTATTCAATAAAAACATGGCGCTAAGGCTCTCAAGTCAATATGACTTCGGATTTACCGACGATTGGGACGGTTTCGTCAACGGCAAGCAGAAAGATCAGGGCGTGCGCATCGGCCTGGGCGTGAATTATTATTTCGGTTCAAAAAAATCTAATAATTAA
- a CDS encoding DNA polymerase III subunits gamma and tau — MNWDQIVGQKKIKHLLTESISDNRVGHAQLFLGADGYGTLALAMAFAKEILKKENEHSCSKVAHLNHLDLHFSFPVFKEKSSGLSSNFAEEFREMVLNNPYSDNEDWSRILESENKQLTIYADEIDQVNQKFALKSFEGGSKILIVWQADKMNISAANKFLKFLEEPPKDTFIILTAENGDSILPTILSRTQLVEIPRIDDKDIEEFLKKTYDISEEKISEIVFQAQGNWNTAQKLMLSDDSDDEFEKLFVLWVREAFQVKKKPQFLKNIVLWGRNIAVWNREKQKNFLHYCAEMFRLALLQNYGNENLVYKKIDSGGFRWDSFSKYIHGANIEAILNEISEADYHLERNANPKIVWTDLGIKLSRYIHKAP; from the coding sequence ATGAATTGGGACCAGATTGTAGGCCAGAAAAAGATCAAACATCTACTTACCGAGAGTATTTCAGACAATCGCGTAGGCCATGCCCAGCTGTTTCTTGGGGCAGACGGCTACGGCACACTTGCGCTCGCAATGGCTTTCGCCAAAGAGATCCTGAAGAAGGAAAACGAGCATTCGTGTTCTAAAGTAGCGCACCTCAATCATCTAGATCTGCATTTCAGCTTCCCCGTTTTTAAGGAAAAGTCGAGTGGGCTATCGTCTAATTTCGCCGAGGAATTCCGCGAGATGGTACTGAACAATCCATATTCTGATAATGAAGACTGGAGCCGGATATTGGAATCGGAAAATAAGCAGCTCACTATTTACGCAGACGAGATTGATCAGGTAAACCAGAAGTTTGCACTTAAAAGCTTCGAAGGCGGAAGCAAAATTCTGATCGTGTGGCAAGCGGATAAAATGAATATTTCTGCAGCCAACAAATTCCTTAAATTTCTGGAAGAGCCACCAAAAGACACATTTATTATTCTTACGGCCGAAAATGGCGACTCCATTTTACCTACGATTCTTTCGCGTACACAGCTGGTAGAAATCCCGAGGATCGACGATAAAGATATTGAAGAGTTTCTGAAGAAAACGTACGATATATCTGAAGAAAAAATAAGCGAAATCGTTTTTCAGGCGCAGGGAAACTGGAATACTGCGCAGAAACTGATGCTGTCCGATGATTCCGATGATGAATTTGAGAAACTGTTCGTGTTGTGGGTTCGTGAAGCCTTCCAAGTGAAGAAAAAACCGCAGTTCCTCAAAAACATCGTGTTATGGGGGCGAAACATTGCGGTTTGGAACCGCGAAAAACAAAAGAATTTCCTCCACTATTGCGCTGAAATGTTCAGATTAGCCCTGTTGCAAAATTATGGCAACGAAAATTTAGTGTACAAAAAAATAGATTCGGGCGGTTTCCGCTGGGATAGTTTTTCAAAATACATTCACGGCGCTAATATTGAAGCCATCTTAAACGAAATTTCGGAGGCAGATTATCATCTCGAACGCAACGCCAATCCCAAAATTGTATGGACAGATTTAGGTATAAAACTGTCAAGATACATTCATAAAGCACCGTAA